One Phaseolus vulgaris cultivar G19833 chromosome 2, P. vulgaris v2.0, whole genome shotgun sequence DNA window includes the following coding sequences:
- the LOC137810428 gene encoding protein SOB FIVE-LIKE 5, which produces MNALASQCSSGCESGWTLYLDHSFQLKNHNTFSHASSQLIGEDYKDKKAKKEEADEEDLSMVSDASSGPPHLPEAQDDASFYSASNSAKLGKRTRKRQKVKQYQHLPSFLDDTASSLVFDFSMNNVTVTNHQTSTESMLNCSQGFSATYFEERSSLQDHFGFLEPSLSENGVENNKWYGGKEMGMI; this is translated from the exons ATGAATGCATTGGCATCACAATGCAGCAGTGGGTGTGAGTCTGGTTGGACTCTATACCTGGACCACTCTTTCCAGCTGAAGAACCACAATACCTTCTCACATGCAAGTTCTCAGTTGATTGGTGAAGATTACAAAGACAAGAAAGCCAAAAAGGAGGAGGCTGACGAAGAGGATCTGTCCATGGTCTCTGATGCTTCTTCTGGGCCTCCACACTTGCCAGAAGCACAGGATGATGCCAGTTTTTACTCTGCATCTAATTCAGCAAAACTTGGCAAGAGAACTAGAAAGAGGCAGAAGGTTAAGCAATACCAACACCTACCTTCTTTTCTTGATGACACTGCTAGCTCTCTTGTCTTTGATTTCTCCATG AACAATGTCACAGTGACCAACCACCAAACTTCCACAGAGAGCATGCTAAATTGCTCACAAGGTTTCTCTGCTACTTATTTTGAG GAGAGATCCTCGTTGCAAGACCACTTCGGCTTTTTAGAACCATCCCTATCAGAAAATGGAGTTGAAAACAACAA ATGGTATGGAGGGAAAGAGATGGGAATGATATAA
- the LOC137810427 gene encoding uncharacterized protein — MGKTEKEKEKEKEKKQMYLLKTEPSEWSWEDQAANGGISNWDGVKNKQAQKYLKSMSLGDLCFFYHSGPKARRIVGVVSVVREWDGNAVDVKAVGEMRRPVDLKEMKHFKGFALLRQPRLSVVPVPDLIWDQICLLGGGYHGDSSPPSDSV; from the coding sequence ATGGGAAAgacagagaaagagaaagagaaggagaaggagaagaagcAGATGTATCTTTTGAAAACGGAACCGTCGGAGTGGTCGTGGGAGGACCAGGCGGCGAACGGAGGCATAAGCAATTGGGATGGGGTAAAGAACAAGCAGGCTCAGAAGTATCTCAAGTCCATGTCTCTCGGCGACCTCTGCTTCTTCTACCACTCCGGTCCCAAGGCCCGCCGTATCGTTGGCGTTGTCTCCGTCGTCCGCGAGTGGGACGGCAATGCAGTGGACGTGAAGGCCGTGGGAGAGATGAGGAGGCCCGTGGACTTGAAGGAGATGAAGCATTTCAAGGGTTTTGCTCTCCTCCGGCAGCCCAGGCTTTCTGTTGTCCCTGTTCCCGACCTCATTTGGGACCAAATCTGTCTTTTGGGAGGTGGCTACCACGGCGACTCTTCCCCTCCCTCCGATTCCGTGTAA
- the LOC137809598 gene encoding uncharacterized protein: MNLVESIKSKVRSLKLKKGKKPYVKMDKSASVKVEIRSRKARKLIEKTLKAADVH; encoded by the coding sequence ATGAATCTGGTGGAGTCGATAAAGTCAAAGGTTCGGTCTCTGAAGCTGAAGAAGGGGAAAAAGCCTTATGTGAAGATGGACAAGAGCGCGAGCGTGAAGGTTGAGATTCGCAGCAGAAAAGCTCGTAAGCTCATAGAGAAGACATTGAAGGCTGCTGATGTTCATTAA
- the LOC137810426 gene encoding probable zinc metallopeptidase EGY3, chloroplastic: MAVPMPTLSALSFTALLNANTNTSSRTTCTFPLHSNIHTRLSFSFCSKRTSLTCATSSHKDDQQTDSSSTATVAVAPENDVDHDSGSHSDSDSDTQQEMDWKSDEEFKKFMGNPSIEAAIKLEKKRADRKLKQLDRETTNSNPLLGLFNTLVRDNLLREKERLQKAEQTFKALDLNQLKSCFGFDTFFATDVRRFGDGGIFIGNLRKPIDEVIPKLEKKLSDAAGRDVVVWFMEEEANDITKQACVVQPKAEMDLQFESTKLSTPLGYFSAILLAVTTFGTVALMSGFFLKPDATFDDYLANVVPLFGGFLFILGVSEITTRVTAARYGVKLSPSFLVPSNWTGCLGVMNNYESLLPNKKALFDIPVARTASAYLTSLLLAIAAFVADGSFNGGDNALYIRPQFFYNNPLLSFIQYVIGPYTDDLGNVLPYAVEGVGVPVDPLAFAGLLGMVVTSLNLLPCGRLEGGRIAQAMFGRNTATLLSFGTSLLLGVGGLSGSVLCLAWGLFATFFRGGEEIPAKDEISPLGESRYAWGIILGLICFLTLFPNGGGTFSSSFLSAPFFRGDI, translated from the exons ATGGCAGTGCCAATGCCAACTCTTTCTGCTCTTTCTTTCACTGCTCTTCTCAACGCCAACACAAACACCAGCAGCAGAACCACCTGCACTTTCCCTCTACATTCCAACATCCACACCcgtctctctttttctttctgcTCCAAACGCACTTCCCTCACCTGCGCTACCTCCTCCCACAAAGACGACCAACAAACTGACTCCTCCTCCACTGCCACGGTTGCCGTTGCTCCAGAAAACGACGTCGACCATGATTCTGgttctcactctgattctgatTCTGACACCCAACAGGAAATGGACTGGAAGAGCGACGAGGAGTTTAAGAAGTTCATGGGCAACCCTTCCATCGAGGCCGCCATAAAGCTTGAGAAGAAGAGGGCTGATAGAAAGCTCAAACAACTTGACAGGGAAACCACCAACTCTAACCCCCTTTTGGGCCTTTTCAACACCTTAGTGCGTGACAACTTGCTCAGGGAGAAGGAGAGGCTGCAAAAGGCTGAGCAAACTTTCAAGGCTCTTGATCTTAACCAG TTAAAGAGTTGCTTTGGGTTTGACACCTTCTTTGCAACCGATGTTCGAAGATTTGGAGATGGGGGCATTTTCATTGGCAATTTGAGGAAACCCATCGATGAGGTCATTCCCAAGTTGGAGAAAAAGCTCTCTGATGCAGCAGGACGAGATGTGGTGGTCTGGTTCATGGAAGAAGAAGCAAATGACATTACCAAACAG GCTTGTGTGGTGCAACCCAAAGCAGAAATGGATCTCCAATTTGAGTCTACTAAACTGAGTACTCCTTTGGGCTATTTTAGTGCAATTTTATTAGCTGTTACTACCTTTGGAACAGTTGCTTTGATGAGTGGCTTCTTCCTTAAACCTGATGCTACATTCGATGACTATCTGGCTAATGTTGTGCCTCTATTTGGTGGCTTCTTATTTATTCTGGGAGTTTCAGAG ATAACCACCAGGGTAACAGCAGCCCGTTATGGTGTTAAGCTTAGTCCTTCCTTCCTGGTGCCATCGAATTGGACAGGGTGCTTAGGAGTGATGAATAATTATGAATCTCTCCTCCCAAACAAGAAAGCTCTTTTTGACATTCCTGTAGCCCGTACTGCTAGTGCATATTTAACTTCACTACTGCTTGCTATTGCTGCGTTTGTGGCTGATGGAAGCTTTAATGGGGGTGATAATGCATT GTACATACGGCCTCAATTTTTCTATAACAACCCTTTGCTTTCTTTCATCCAATACGTTATTGGACCTTACACAGATGATCTTGGAAACGTATTACCTTATGCAGTGGAAGGTGTTGGAGTTCCTGTTGATCCGCTTGCATTTGCTGGGCTTTTAG GGATGGTGGTGACTTCTCTGAACTTGTTGCCATGCGGGAGGCTAGAAGGTGGTCGCATTGCTCAAGCCATGTTTGGCAGAAACACTGCCACACTCTTATCTTTTGGCACTTCACTGTTGCTGGGTGTTGGTGGCCTCAGTGGTAGTGTTCTGTGTCTGGCATGGGGATTGTTTGCAACCTTTTTTCGGGGTGGAGAGGAAATACCAGCGAAAGACGAGATCAGCCCTCTAGGGGAAAGCAGATACGCTTGGGGCATCATCCTTGGCCTCATATGTTTCCTCACACTTTTCCCTAATGGTGGAGGCACATTCTCCTCTTCATTCCTCAGTGCTCCATTTTTCAGGGGTGACATCTAA
- the LOC137810447 gene encoding uncharacterized protein, with amino-acid sequence MDASHQQSTKQLKDHLLHHQEPFSLQSYLIERSYMFNNLSSESTNIHHLYSAKNLKWSIKYDLHKIRKRLLHAAVILRSLLSTEDSQEFSNWDEEHNSDLYYVHEYLTAHTQATQQASSPKTLPMSHHFTNNEVHHKVLPTSMIQTFTLPKLKRSEVDAGTKPYWISSKENKQACSRGPEWKAPLPNAVCDLKSSDAVPTLSQKLVRDYVRKLVTSSNILKFRRAKKEKLEEMVETGSLCGRCRRGFDKKDRGFDGNEGKSVSSKAVSEAEGFESMIDEHFNVLQKEYREGKKMRHLVHAESCVISEEWKSFEIINLEIYMEIGDSITDDIVSEIIDLF; translated from the exons ATGGATGCTTCCCACCAACAATCTACAAAACAGCTGAAAGATCATCTCCTACACCACCAAGAGCCTTTTTCGCTGCAGAGTTACCTCATCGAAAGAAGTTACATGTTCAACAACCTCAGCTCTGAAAGTACCAACATTCACCACCTTTATTCAGCCAAGAATCTGAAATGGTCAATCAAATATGATTTACACAAGATAAGGAAACGGCTATTACATGCTGCAGTGATACTAAGATCACTACTATCCACAGAAGACAGTCAGGAGTTCTCAAACTGGGATGAAGAGCACAACAGTGACCTGTATTATGTGCATGAATATTTAACAGCACACACTCAAGCAACTCAACAAGCATCTTCACCGAAAACATTGCCTATGTCTCATCATTTTACTAACAATGAGGTTCACCACAAGGTTTTGCCGACAAGTATGATTCAGACATTCACACTCCCAAAATTGAAAAGATCAGAG GTAGACGCAGGAACAAAACCATATTGGATAAGCTCAAAGGAGAATAAGCAGGCGTGTAGCAGAGGACCAGAATGGAAAGCACCATTACCCAATGCAG tgtgtgACTTAAAAAGTTCAGATGCTGTTCCAACTTTGTCTCAGAAACTTGTTAGAGACTATGTGAGAAAGCTAGTGACGAGctcaaatattttgaaatttagaCGTGCAAAAAAAGAGAAACTAGAGGAGATGGTTGAGACGGGTTCTTTGTGCGGAAGATGCAGAAGGGGCTTTGACAAAAAAGACAGAGGGTTTGATGGAAATGAAGGTAAAAGTGTATCAAGCAAAGCAGTTTCAGAAGCTGAGGGGTTTGAGAGTATGATAGATGAGCATTTTAACGTGTTGCAGAAAGAATATAGAGAAGGTAAAAAGATGAGGCACCTGGTTCATGCAGAGTCGTGTGTGATATCAGAAGAGTGGAAAAGCTTCGAAATCATAAATTTGGAGATATACATGGAAATAGGAGATTCAATCACGGATGACATTGTTAGTGaaataattgatttattttaa
- the LOC137810431 gene encoding magnesium transporter MRS2-3 gives MRGGEERQTATGIRKKGTGVRQWLLLDMKGETEVVEAGKHAIMRRTGLPARDLRILDPLLSYPSTLLGRERAIVINLEHIKAIITAQQVLLLNSRDPSVTPFVQELQARILRHHQASSSSKHHAHHHPDSDPDRDHDPDAIKILPFEFVALEACLEAACSVLENEAKTLEQEAHPALDKLTSKISTLNLERVRQIKSRLVAITGRVQKVRDELEHLLDDDEDMAEMYLTEKLAEQQLEQSSSGSSMNDQDEEDIGDRTAPEISFDAEDPRNAYNVLGRDSHGTRGSTYSAVTKQLDVEELEMLLEAYFVQIDGTLNKLSTLREYVDDTEDYINIMLDDKQNHLLQMGVMLTTATLVVSAFVVVAGVFGMNIHIELFDPDKAGMPEFLWTVGGSTAGTIFLYVVAIAWCKHKRLLE, from the exons ATGAGAGGCGGAGAGGAGAGACAGACGGCGACGGGGATTCGGAAGAAGGGAACCGGAGTCCGACAATGGCTGCTGCTCGACATGAAAGGGGAGACGGAGGTGGTGGAGGCCGGGAAGCACGCCATCATGAGGCGCACCGGCCTCCCCGCCCGTGACCTCCGCATATTGGACCCACTCCTCTCCTATCCTTCCACCCTTCTCGGCCGTGAAAGAGCCATCGTCATCAACTTGGAGCACATCAAGGCCATCATCACTGCCCAACAGGTCTTACTCCTCAATTCACGTGACCCTTCAGTCACCCCCTTCGTCCAAGAGCTCCAAGCCAGGATCCTCCGTCACCACCAGGCTTCCTCTTCTTCCAAACACCACGCCCACCACCACCCCGATTCTGATCCCGACCGCGACCACGACCCCGATGCCATCAAGATTCTCCCCTTTGAGTTTGTAGCCCTTGAGGCCTGCTTAGAAGCCGCCTGTAGCGTATTGGAGAACGAG GCAAAAACCTTGGAACAGGAGGCTCATCCCGCCTTGGACAAACTCACGTCCAAGATCAGTACTCTCAATTTGGAACGCGTTCGTCAAATCAAGAGTCGATTAGTTGCCATCACTGGACGTGTTCAGAAG GTAAGGGATGAATTGGAGCACTTGTTGGACGACGATGAAGACATGGCTGAGATGTATCTGACAGAAAAGTTAGCAGAACAGCAGTTGGAACAAAGCTCTTCTGGATCCTCCATGAATGACCAAGACGAGGAGGATATAGGCGACAg GACCGCACCTGAAATATCCTTTGATGCTGAGGATCCTCGAAATGCTTACAATGTTCTTGGCAGGGACAGCCATGGAACCCGCGGCAGCACCTACAGTGCCGTCACCAAGCAACTTGATGTGGAGGAACTTGAAATGCTTTTGGAAGCTTATTTTGTGCAGATTGATGGCACCTTGAACAAGCTCTCGACG CTGAGAGAATATGTCGATGATACGGAGGATTACATCAACATCATGCTTGATGACAAACAGAATCATCTTCTCCAAATGGGAGTCATGTTAACGACAGCAACCCTAGTAGTGAGTGCCTTTGTTGTTGTGGCCGGAGTTTTCGGCATGAATATTCACATTGAGCTTTTTGATCCCGACAAAGCTGGAATGCCAGAATTCCTCTGGACTGTTGGTGGTAGCACTGCAGGGACCATATTCTTGTATGTAGTTGCCATTGCCTGGTGTAAGCACAAACGCTTGCTAGAATAA
- the LOC137810429 gene encoding small ribosomal subunit protein uS10y yields MAYAAMKPTKPGLEESEEQIHKIRITLSSKNVKNLEKVCADLVRGARDKRLRVKGPVRMPTKVLLITTRKSPCGEGTNTWDRFELRVHKRVIDLYSSPDVVKQITSITIEPGVEVEVTIADA; encoded by the exons ATGGCGTACGCTGCAATGAAGCCAACGAAACCCGGTTTGGAGGAGAGTGAGGAGCAGATCCACAAGATCAGAATCACTCTTTCCTCTAAGAACGTTAAGAATCTCGAAAAAG TTTGTGCCGACCTGGTTCGTGGTGCCAGGGACAAGCGCCTCAGGGTGAAGGGACCTGTTAGGATGCCAACCAAGGTTCTTCTCATCACCACCAGGAAATCCCCCTGCGGTGAAG GCACCAACACATGGGACAGATTTGAGCTGCGTGTGCACAAGAGAGTCATTGACCTCTACAGTTCCCCTGATGTGGTGAAGCAGATTACCTCAATCACAATTGAACCTGGTGTAGAGGTAGAGGTGACCATTGCTGATGCTTGA